The Thermoleophilia bacterium nucleotide sequence CAGCTCGCACCCTCTTCTTCCGCACTGGCGCGCCCAGTCCGCGGCACCGGCTGGAGGAGGCTGAGTCGATTCCCCTCCGGATCGACGAAGGCCGCGTAGAGGCCGATTCCCTGGATGGTCATCGGCTCCGCGAGCACAGTACCACCGGCCTCCTTGACCTTTCGCGCCGCGATCTCGACATCGTCCACCGCGATGACGAAGGACGGCGCCTGTGGCGGCGCGGCCGGATCTCGCTGGTAGAGGCCGCCGTTGATGGCGCCTGGTCTCTTGGGTCCGCCCTCGTCCGTCTCGATGGTCGTGGCGAGCACGTAGCGACCCATCTCCTCACCGAGCACCTGCATCTGCCAGCCGAAGGCCTCGCGGTAGAAGCGCACCGCACGTTGGGCGTCGTCGTACGGCATTTCGAAGTGCACAACCGGATCCATGATTCCTGCTCCCGCGTCGAGGAAGACAACTATCCCGTCACTCGCGTGGTGCTACACAGTCAACCTCGTCAAACATGCCGTGTGTCAGAATGGCGGCCATGCTCACCACCGTCGCCCTCTGGTTCGTCTGCTTCTCAGCTGGCGTGGTCCTGCAGCGACGTGTGAGCGACCCACAGCACCTCTCGCATGTGTTGTTCCGCATCGTGCTGTGGGGCGCCGTGCCGATCGTCACATTCTTTGCGTACACGACCATCACGCTCGACCAAGGCGCGGTAGAGACCCTCCCGGTAGTCATCGTCGCTTCATGGACAACGCTCGGTTTGGGCGTGCTGTGGGCGCGGCTGGGCAGCAAGGAGCCGCGCACCCAGGGGCTCCTTGCGCTGGCGACCGCGCTGGGCAACACGGCAAACGTGGGCTACCCACTGGCTGCTCTCGTCTTCGGCAGCCAGGGTCTCGCTGCCGCCGTGATCTACTCCGAGTTCCAATTCCTGATCCCCACCATCGCCGTCGCCATCGGCGTCGCGCGGCGATTCGCGGGACCCGCGTCACGCGCGCCCGCCGCGCTCCGCTTTCGCGACGTGCTCCGCAGTTGGATCGTCAACCCCCCGGTCGCCGTTGGTGCGATGGCGGTAGCGTTACGCCTCGCCGGCATCGACCTCAGTGATGTGGTGGAGCCGATCGGACCCTACGCGGGTCTCGCCTTCGGCGTACTCGGCTTCCTTCAACTCGGTGTGGCCATGCCGCTCAAACGCCTCGCGCACGGCCGCGCCGACGTGTATCGCGCGGCCGTCACCCTGGCCCTGCGCTGTGGCGCCGCACCGCTGGTGCTCTACCTCGCCGGGCGGATCACCGGCGCCGACATACCCGGCGTCTACCTGCTGCTGGCGGCAACTCCGGTCGCCTTCAACACGATGATCGTCTCGCGCGTTTTCGACCTCGACGCCGAGCTCGCACGCCTGCTCATCGTCACTTCCACGCCTTTGGTGATCGCCGGCGTCCTCATCTGGCAGGCGCTCTAGAGCGGCGAAACGCGCCCCTTGCGCCAAGCTGCGACTGAACCCCCACCGAGCGAGTCACGCGAGAAGCGCCACGTTCGTCAGGGAACGGATGCCGTCTGCAGATGCCCTTTACCATGTGCCTCCGGCCGCGCTTCCAGCCA carries:
- a CDS encoding VOC family protein yields the protein MDPVVHFEMPYDDAQRAVRFYREAFGWQMQVLGEEMGRYVLATTIETDEGGPKRPGAINGGLYQRDPAAPPQAPSFVIAVDDVEIAARKVKEAGGTVLAEPMTIQGIGLYAAFVDPEGNRLSLLQPVPRTGRASAEEEGAS